The DNA region ATTCTAATTTACTTTTCTTTATATTTGCAGTGCAAATGTTCGTCAAATGTTCGTCAAAAAAAAGTATAAATAATGACCACTTTTCAGTTTACTTTAAAGAATAATGCTAAATCAAATGGTGAAAAAAGTATCATTATCTCCATCATCAAAGACCGAAAAAACACAAGTTTGTCCATCAGACATTCCTGTAAAGAAGAACAGTGGAGTTATGAAACGGAACGCGTCAAAAAAAATCATCCAAATTCTGAGAAAATTAACAAGTTTATTGACAAGTATAAGGTCATCATTTCAAATGCAATTGACAATCTTGAAGATGAAAACATCCCATACACTTTGCAGGATGTGATCTATGAAATCAAAAACTACAAAGGCGATGTAAAAGCGGTTTCTTATACCGATTTTCAGGAAAACATTATTGAAAATTTGAAAAAATCGGACAAGATTGGAACTGCGAGAGTAGAAAGAGATACGCTTAATTCTCTGCAAAATTTCTTTGGTAAAGATCAAATCGGATTTAATGAAATACGATATCTGTCACTTAAAAATTACGAAGCCCATTGCATTGCTAAAGGCAACAAGCCAGCAACTATTGGAATCAGAATGCGAACTATCCGAAATGTGTTCAATCAGGCAATCAAAGGAAAAGTAATCAAAGAAAAGCAATACCCTTTCAAAGATTACAAAATCTCTCAAATAAAAAGCACGAGCAAGAAAGAATTTCTCACCAAAACGGAAATCAAATCATTGAACGCCTATGAACCAGCAGATCAATATGAAGAGTTCGCAAAAGATATGTTCCTTTTCAGTTATTATTCAAGAGGAATAAATTTTATCGATTTGATACAGCTTGAAAAAAACTCTGTAGCAAACAAAATCATATCATATTACAGAGAGAAGACTGGCGTTGCGGTAAAATTCAAGTTAAATGATACGACAGAAAAAATTATTGAAAAATACATGTCTGAACAGGAGTCAAAATATATTTTCAACATCCTGAAAACCAATAATCCTTCAAAGACCTATTTGAAAAATAAATCACAGAAATACCTCACTGTTTACGTCAATAAATATCTGAAAAATATAATGACGAAGTTAGAAATTAATAAGAACATCACCTATTACTG from Chryseobacterium suipulveris includes:
- a CDS encoding site-specific integrase, with protein sequence MTTFQFTLKNNAKSNGEKSIIISIIKDRKNTSLSIRHSCKEEQWSYETERVKKNHPNSEKINKFIDKYKVIISNAIDNLEDENIPYTLQDVIYEIKNYKGDVKAVSYTDFQENIIENLKKSDKIGTARVERDTLNSLQNFFGKDQIGFNEIRYLSLKNYEAHCIAKGNKPATIGIRMRTIRNVFNQAIKGKVIKEKQYPFKDYKISQIKSTSKKEFLTKTEIKSLNAYEPADQYEEFAKDMFLFSYYSRGINFIDLIQLEKNSVANKIISYYREKTGVAVKFKLNDTTEKIIEKYMSEQESKYIFNILKTNNPSKTYLKNKSQKYLTVYVNKYLKNIMTKLEINKNITYYCARHSFATALKFENVSIEIIREALGHKDINSTMSYLNSLPDAKLDKIIEDVIK